CTTAGCCGTGACCGTGTGCGGCACCGTAGTACCCGCCAACGGAACCTCAATCATGTTCTTACGAGCGCGAGTTACAGCTTTTGCAACAGCATCAGGCACTTCTCCAGCCTTGCCAATGCCAACACCCACGTGTCCTTCGCCATCGCCTACCACTACCAGTGCTCTAAAACGAAGCCTTTTACCGCCTTTTACCACACGAGCAACCCTGCGAATCTCGATGACCCTTTCCTGTAAATTAGTCATGTCCATTCAAGCACACCTCCTAGAACTCCAACCCAGCTTCACGAGACGCATCAGCTAACGCCTTTACTCGTCCGTGATACTTATAGCCACCACGATCAAAAACAACCGACTTTATACCTTTTTCCAGCGCCCTTTGTGCGATCAGCTTGCCAATAGCTGCTGCCTGCTCAGTCTTCC
The genomic region above belongs to Coprothermobacter proteolyticus DSM 5265 and contains:
- the rpsE gene encoding 30S ribosomal protein S5 — its product is MDMTNLQERVIEIRRVARVVKGGKRLRFRALVVVGDGEGHVGVGIGKAGEVPDAVAKAVTRARKNMIEVPLAGTTVPHTVTAKAETATVLIKPAVKGTGVLAGQTVRAILEMAGIKDVITKSMGSTNPVNLAYATMEALKSLKRPREVAELRGVSIEQILKR